CATTTTGTTATTCAAACACTTGAACAAGCCGTAAAACAGGAATCAAAAGACGGTACAATTAAGTTTCTCTTTAAATTACAAGATGGAAACTTAATCGAAACAGTACTGATGCGATTCAACTACGGCCTTTCTGTCTGTGTAACAACGCAAGTTGGCTGTAACATCGGCTGTACGTTCTGTGCGAGTGGACTTCTTAAGAAAAACCGTGATCTTTCAAGCGGTGAAATTGTGGAGCAAATTATGAACGTTCAGCACCATCTTGATTCACAAGGCAAGGATGAGCGTGTTAGTCATATCGTTGTGATGGGAATTGGAGAACCATTTGATAACTATGACAATATGATGGATTTCTTCCGCGTTATTAATGATCAAAAGGGACTTTCTATTGGTGCACGTCATATTACTGTATCAACAAGTGGTCTTGCTCATAAAATTCGTGAATTTGCAGATGAAAACATTCAGATTAACTTAGCTGTTTCACTGCATGCACCAAACAACGATCTTCGTACACGTATTATGAAAATTAACAAAGCATACCCGCTTGAAAAGTTAATGCCTGCCATTGACTACTATTTAGAAAAAACAAATCGACGCATCACATTTGAGTACATCCTATTGCACGATGTGAATGATCATAAGGAAGAAGCTATTCAGCTTGCAAAGCTATTAAAAAACAAACGTCACCTTTCTTACGTTAACCTTATTCCTTATAATCCAGTTGATGAGCACAACCAATATCAACGAAGCACTAAAGAAGCTATTGTTGAATTTTATGGAACACTGATGGAACATGGCATTAACTGTGGTGTGCGCGCTGAGCAAGGAACAGATATTGATGCAGCATGTGGTCAGCTTCGAAGCAAGCAAATCAAAAAGAACAAAGTAACTTCTTAAAAACCTCTCCTCTTATGAGAGGTTTTTTTATGGTCTATCTTATAACAAACAACAAGACAAACTATCTTATTTTTGTTTAAATAAAAAAATAAGATGGAAAACTTATAAAAGATGTATTTTTAAATGAGGAGCAAACTAACATGAATGAACAAACAGAAAAATATTGTAAAGAATCTTTAGTTGTTCGAACTAGTCGTGTATTTCCTTTAGATACGAACAACCATAACACGCTTTTTGGGGGAAAATTGATGAGCTATATTGATGATGTTGCCTCCATCTCAGCCGCTCGCCATTCACGAGGCGAAACTGTGACAGCTTCAACAGATTCCGTTGACTTCTTGTCACCTATAAGACCTGAGCATTCTGTCTGCTTAGAATCTTACGTAACATGGGTTGGAACATCTTCTATGGAAGTGTTCGTAAAAATTATTGCGGAGACATTAAAAACAGGTGAACGTCGTCTTGCCGCTACTTCTTTCCTAACATTTGTAGCTCTAGACGAGAACGGAAAACCGAAAAGAGTGCCACGCGTTATTCCACAATCAGATGAGGAAATTATGCTTCACAATACAGCAAAACAACGAGCAGAGGAACGAAAAAACCGACGCAAACATAGCCAAGCACTTGCACAAGCTATCGGAACAGACCAACCTTGGTCATAATATAACAAGAACCTTTCACATTCTGTGAAAGGTTCTTTTATTGGAAAAAATTACATTGTATGAGAGCAATAAAAAAAACACATTCTACACTTACAAGGAGGTGATACACATGGCAAACCGTAATAAATTAGTCGTTTCAGGTGCTGAACAAGCTATCGACCAAATGAAATACGAAATCGCTTCTGAGTTTGGCGTTCAATTAGGCGCTGATACTACAGCTCGTTCTAACGGTTCAGTAGGAGGCGAGATCACAAAACGTCTTGTTGCTTCTGCTCAACAACAATTATCAGGAACACAACGCTAACCTCCATTAGCAATTGAATAGTTTTGGCTATAGACTACCCGTTGTTCGGGTAGTCTTTCTTTATTGTAAAGAAATGACTAATTCCCTTTTAGTTGCCGGATATATCCTGTATACTGTAGGAAAGATGCATACCCTTACGTTTCTGAAATATGAACTTGTGATTAAGGAAGCTATCTAGCTTTATAGGTACTATCTATTAAAACTAAATTATCAGGGACAAATCTGGTCTATCCCCTCATAATTTGAAAGGGGCACGCGGAGAACATGACATTATTAGAAATAAAAAAAATGCTTTTTGAATTAACAGTCCCCCCCTTCTCTGAAGCTTATGTTACGAAAACCCTATCTTCGTCAAACATGCAAATTTTGTCAGTTTGTTATTCTAAACCAAGAGATGTATTTCAAATTGCTTATATGACAACAGAACATCCTAGAGAGTACCGAAACCTTGATCAAGCAGCAAATCATATCTATGCGATTATGAAAGCAGCTGGATAAAAATAACTTTTCCCTTTTTTATAAATATAATCCCTTCTCCTTTTTATTTTTTATTATAATGAAGAAGAAGATGAATGGTTGAATATTTTACAAAAAGATGGGAAGGAACGTTTATTACACTAGTGCCAATAATTTTTGAACATTGGGAGAAATTGCATCGTATTGCACAAGAAAATAAAATTTGGACACATCTTCCAAATAATCTTGAAAAGTCAGAGAGTATGTAAAAGTTTGTGCAAGAAGCATTATCTCAAAAATAAAAGAAGATAGAGTTTCCCTTTGTTATTTTAGAAAGGAAAACAACTAAAGTAGTCGGCACAACTCGTTTTCTACATATATCAGAAAGAAACTGAAGCCTAGAAATCGGCTGGACGTGGTTCTCTCCCTCTGTATGGGGCACAAACTGCAACAAAGAAACAAAGTATTTGCTCTTAAAGTACTGTTTTGAAACGTTGGACATTGGCCGTGTTCAATTTAAAACAGATGAACGTAATATCTGTTCTCAAAAAGCAATTGAAAAAATTGGCGGTGTCAAAGAAGGGATTTTGCGTAATTATATGATTCGTAAAGATGGCTCTTATCTTAATTCTGTGTTTTACAGTATTATTGATAAAAAGTGGCCAGCTGTAAAAGAAAAACTAGCAAGCAGTCTTTACTCTTCTTATAAGCCTTTTTTTACATAAGGAGAAAAGCGAGAATCTTATTTCTCGCTTTTGTTCACTATTCCCCTTCCCTTTTTCTTCTTCTTTCAAACTTACTTTTATTCTTTTAACAAAAATTTGTGATTTTTTATCCTTCCCTTCTTATTAGAGCGTTTTTATATCCTTTCTATCACTAAACAAAAAAAGTTTGGACTCTTTTTATCCTTTTTTCATTTCATAACTTCTCTTATCATGTCCCTTCTCTCTTTATATAATGAATATTTTTCCTATTATTAAGACATTCGTACAAGCTTTTTCTTTTATTCTTTCATACAATAAAGAGAGGTGATGGTATAGTGAAAATTTTTATTGACCCTGGTCATGGAGGAACAGACAGCGGAGCTGTTAGCAATGGCTTACTGGAAAAAAACTTAACATGGCAAATTGCTTCTGCCGTTCGAAATATGTTGATAAATGAATATGAAGACGTTTATGTTCTTATGAGCCGTACAGGAGATCAAACCGTTTCTTTAACGGCAAGAACAAATGCTGCGAATGCTTGGAATGCAGATTACTATTTGTCAATTCACATTAATGCAGGAGGCGGAACAGGATACGAGGATTACGTTTTTCCAGGAATCGGCGCTCCTACTACAACATATCAAAACCTTATTCATGAAGAAATTTTAAAATCTGTAGATTTTACCAATCGAGGTAAGAAAACAGCAAACTTTCATGTTTTGCGAGAAACAAATATGCCTGCTATTTTAACGGAGAATGGATTTATTGATAATGTCAATGATGTCGCTAAGTTGAGAAATGCAAGCTTTATTACCTCTATCGCCCGTGGGCATGTAAACGGATTGGCTCGTGCTTTTAATCTTCAGCGAAAACAGCAGGCATCACTTTTTAAAGTTCAAATTGGGGCTTTCTCTTCACGAGAAAATGCAGAACGGTTAGCATCTGAAGCTAAGACAAAAGGATTTTCGAGTTTTATTGCTACTGAGAATAATCTCTTTAAAGTCCAAATTGGGGCTTTCTCTTCACGAGAAAATGCTGAAGCTTTATCTATAAGAGCTAAGAATGCAGGATTCGAGGTTACAATCATTCAATAGCAGAAAGCGCTCTTTATAGTAAAGAGCGCTTTAATTTTCTCTAATTTTTTGGGTATACCAAACGGTTTCTCGTTTTCCAAGAGCTGCATGACCCATTTTTTTATTATAATACAAATCAATTTTCACATTTTTCACTTCATATTTTTCATCCATATGTTGAAGCTCATCAAGAAATGGAAGGAGATGATTTGTAACATCAAATTCGCATGCTCCATTTTGTAGATAGTAAATTTCAGGAACATACTTTCTAGATTTAAAAAATTGAACAATATTGATTCGATTGCCAAATCTATTGATTACTTCTTCATTTGTTAGACCTTGATATGATAAGTTAAATACATTCTGTACAGGAGTCTTTAACCATCTTGTTAAACAGGTTTGAGGATTGTTAACAAGCGCTTTAGATCCTCGTATATATCCTGCTAAAATCATAGACATAAATCCTCCTCCAGAAGAACCATAAAAAACAACATCTTTTGTTTCATATTGAATTTTTTTAAAGAGTTTAAGTAAAATAAGTGCAATTTCTTCTAAATAGAATCGCTCTGCTGTACCTTGTCCCCATCCTAGTGGAAGTTTTCCTAAATAAAGAGTTGGATCATTATAGTAAATAACAGAGTCTTTAAAATCATTCATCCAAGAGTGACGCTGGAAATATGGAGGGCCGTTTGGCATTTCCATGTTTGCTCCTCCACCTGATCCTAAAACAAGTAGATTTTTTTCTCCGCTTTTTAACTTAACAAGAAACTCGTAGCTGACACCTCTCCAATCAATCTCCAAAATAACTGGAACATCAAGAGGAATGTAAAGAGAATCAAATTCTGTAAAGTCTATCTGTATTTTTCTATATTTATCAAGCATTCACATTTCTCCTTTTCCGGTATACTTTCTACTTATTCTATTCCTCTATTTTTAAAAGGTTTGGACTTTCTAAAATGTCTTATAATTATCTTTTAGAACATAGTTTAATTAAATTAATAAAAAGTTAATTTTCCAGCTAGTAGGGAAAATAAAGAGAGAGATTTAACGTAAATGGCTATACTAAAAACGAACTTATTCTAAAAAGGGGGAATAAAATGAAAATCATTTTAATTCTAGGAAGCCTGATTTTTCCTTTCATCATGCTAATTCTACAGAAGAAATATACCGTGCTTAATTTTGTCTTCAATGTGTTCGCTTTTGTTGCTATTCTCCTGTTTGGAGATATTGTCTCATTAGCAATTCATGATGTTCTTCAAGAAGATCTTGTATTTATGACAACTATTCATGCCATTTTTTTAAATCCCTTTCTACTTATTTCAGGTGCTTATATTGGTGTCTATCTTTTATATCGAATTTTGCTTCTAATTGTAAAAGAACGATAAAACCTCCCATCTTAATAAGAAAGAGGTTTTATCGTTCTTTTTTCTTTTGGGAGCTCTTTTGAAGGGTTAGGTACCTTATGGGGGTTATAATTAATCTCTTCTGAGGAGTAAATTCTCACAATCATTTGTGATCCATATGTATGAGCTCGAATGAGAATAGGTTGATTATACTGATTTTTGAAACGAAAATCGGGACCATACCAGCTAACAGTTGCATCTCTTCCTTCAGGTACATATGTGACACGCTTGCTGTGGGAATAGCGTTCGACAATTTTAGCTCCCGCTTTCTCCACCGCATTAAATAAGGTTGAAGAAACTTGGCAAATTCCTCCTCCAATATCCTCGGCTAGTTCACCTCTGACAATAACAGGTGCTTTCAAATATCCCTTATCTGCCGTTCTCTTTCCTACTGTTTTATTGAAAGAAAAGGTTTCATTTGGGAAAATAACTGTGTTGTTAAGCTCTTCCGTTGCTAAATCAATATTATGAGACCTTGCTTCATTTCGTGTATTAAAATAAGTAACATATTGACCAATTAACCTTGTCTTAATATTTACTAAAAGCTCACTATCTACTTTAGGATATGTCGTATACATAGGAATTTCAATTGTGTTCCCATCATTTCCGTAAAACTGGGTAAGAAAACGATCCCTGAATTTTTCCTTATTTAAAATCTCACCTGTTTTCTCTTGTACTATTTCCCCATATTTATTAATATGGGCGTCTGTGGCTGGTTTATATGTTTCATTTTTTATGTTTTCTACAAGTTCTTCGTATTTTTCTTCATTAAGAAGTGGAAAACCTGGAACACTTTCCGTAAATTCTTTCCGTTCGATATTCTTAATCTGTTCACCTTTATATTGTAGGGTCACATTTGATGAAACGGGCTGCGCAAAAAATAACATACCTATGATAAGCAACACTTTCACTGTTCTCCCTCCTTCTCCTTGTTAATATGAGCGACACTTTTGCTTTTTATGTACTTCATATAAAGAAGAAGAAAAAGGTTTTTTGTTTAGAATAACACTTCCTAGAAAACAATAAGAAAATCACATCAAAAGTAGGTGTAGATATATAATATGAATCACTATCTAGCAATTGCAATCGACCTTTTCTTTGGTTTTATTGTTCTTTTTATCATTACAAAAGTGCTCGGCAGAAATCAATTTTCACAGATTACCCCTTTTGATTTTATTTCAGCGCTTATTTTAGGAGAACTACTTGGAAATGCTGTATATGATCCTGGAATAAATGTAAAAGAAATTATTTTCGCCGCTGTTTTATGGTGTTTACTTATTTACACAACAGAAATGCTTACTCAAAAAGTTAAGAAAGTACGAAAGCTTCTTGAAGGGGAACCTATTATCGTCATTCGTCGAGGACAACTCCAATATGAAGCACTCGCTAAAGGAAAACTTGATCTTAATCAACTTCAAAATCTTCTTCGTCAACAAGGTTTTTTCTCTATCGAAGAAGTTGAATTTGCTATTTTAGAAACAAACGGCATAATCAGTGTACTTCCAAAATCACAGTATGCTCCTCCTAACACTGAAGATCTTCATTTAGAACTTAAACCTGTTTATTTACCTGTTACACTTATTATTGATGGAGAAGTTCTCTATGATAATTTAACAGAAGCAGGATTTAACGAAGAGTGGCTACAACAGCAACTTGCCAACCATAACATTTTTGATTATAAAGATGTTATATTTGCAGAATGGAGAAAAGGAAAGCCTTTCTTCTTCCAAAAATACGAATAAAAAAGCGAAAGAAATGATTCATTTCTTTCGCTTTTTCTATAACCTTTTTAATAAAGCATTATTAGTTAATTTTCTTTTTTTCTAATGTCGTTTGACTCTTTGTCTCTTCGTCATCTGAAACAAGCCCTTTTGTTGCGCTTTTGAATTCTGTTAATGTTCTTCCAAAAGCTCGTCCTACTTCTGGAAGTTTAGATGGTCCAAATACTATAAGAGCAATAATCACAATTAAAACAAGTCCCGGGATTCCGATATTAGCCAACATTAGCTTTCCATCCTCCTTTAGTTAATTT
This sequence is a window from Priestia filamentosa. Protein-coding genes within it:
- a CDS encoding acyl-CoA thioesterase; this translates as MNEQTEKYCKESLVVRTSRVFPLDTNNHNTLFGGKLMSYIDDVASISAARHSRGETVTASTDSVDFLSPIRPEHSVCLESYVTWVGTSSMEVFVKIIAETLKTGERRLAATSFLTFVALDENGKPKRVPRVIPQSDEEIMLHNTAKQRAEERKNRRKHSQALAQAIGTDQPWS
- the rlmN gene encoding 23S rRNA (adenine(2503)-C(2))-methyltransferase RlmN, whose translation is MNKTSIYGLTLDGLTSWLVENGQKKFRAAQIWDWLYKKRVTDFSEMKNLNKDCIDLLEQHFVIQTLEQAVKQESKDGTIKFLFKLQDGNLIETVLMRFNYGLSVCVTTQVGCNIGCTFCASGLLKKNRDLSSGEIVEQIMNVQHHLDSQGKDERVSHIVVMGIGEPFDNYDNMMDFFRVINDQKGLSIGARHITVSTSGLAHKIREFADENIQINLAVSLHAPNNDLRTRIMKINKAYPLEKLMPAIDYYLEKTNRRITFEYILLHDVNDHKEEAIQLAKLLKNKRHLSYVNLIPYNPVDEHNQYQRSTKEAIVEFYGTLMEHGINCGVRAEQGTDIDAACGQLRSKQIKKNKVTS
- a CDS encoding alpha/beta-type small acid-soluble spore protein; its protein translation is MANRNKLVVSGAEQAIDQMKYEIASEFGVQLGADTTARSNGSVGGEITKRLVASAQQQLSGTQR
- a CDS encoding YetF domain-containing protein, translating into MNHYLAIAIDLFFGFIVLFIITKVLGRNQFSQITPFDFISALILGELLGNAVYDPGINVKEIIFAAVLWCLLIYTTEMLTQKVKKVRKLLEGEPIIVIRRGQLQYEALAKGKLDLNQLQNLLRQQGFFSIEEVEFAILETNGIISVLPKSQYAPPNTEDLHLELKPVYLPVTLIIDGEVLYDNLTEAGFNEEWLQQQLANHNIFDYKDVIFAEWRKGKPFFFQKYE
- a CDS encoding N-acetylmuramoyl-L-alanine amidase — its product is MVKIFIDPGHGGTDSGAVSNGLLEKNLTWQIASAVRNMLINEYEDVYVLMSRTGDQTVSLTARTNAANAWNADYYLSIHINAGGGTGYEDYVFPGIGAPTTTYQNLIHEEILKSVDFTNRGKKTANFHVLRETNMPAILTENGFIDNVNDVAKLRNASFITSIARGHVNGLARAFNLQRKQQASLFKVQIGAFSSRENAERLASEAKTKGFSSFIATENNLFKVQIGAFSSRENAEALSIRAKNAGFEVTIIQ
- a CDS encoding twin-arginine translocase TatA/TatE family subunit is translated as MLANIGIPGLVLIVIIALIVFGPSKLPEVGRAFGRTLTEFKSATKGLVSDDEETKSQTTLEKKKIN
- a CDS encoding GNAT family N-acetyltransferase, translating into MGWTWFSPSVWGTNCNKETKYLLLKYCFETLDIGRVQFKTDERNICSQKAIEKIGGVKEGILRNYMIRKDGSYLNSVFYSIIDKKWPAVKEKLASSLYSSYKPFFT
- a CDS encoding VanW family protein; this translates as MKVLLIIGMLFFAQPVSSNVTLQYKGEQIKNIERKEFTESVPGFPLLNEEKYEELVENIKNETYKPATDAHINKYGEIVQEKTGEILNKEKFRDRFLTQFYGNDGNTIEIPMYTTYPKVDSELLVNIKTRLIGQYVTYFNTRNEARSHNIDLATEELNNTVIFPNETFSFNKTVGKRTADKGYLKAPVIVRGELAEDIGGGICQVSSTLFNAVEKAGAKIVERYSHSKRVTYVPEGRDATVSWYGPDFRFKNQYNQPILIRAHTYGSQMIVRIYSSEEINYNPHKVPNPSKELPKEKRTIKPLSY